The Pseudanabaena sp. PCC 6802 genomic interval TTGTCAGTGGAGCCACCAAGTTGTGGATGAAGAACAGTGCTCCGACCCGCAGGCGAAGTCAGTGTGACCCGCAGGTCGCCGATGTAGGTATGCTGAATATCGACATTCACCTTGATCTGGGCCACCGTGCCGGATTGCGCGATGACGATTGTGCTCGAAATGCCTGCTGTCGTATTATCGGGAATGGAAGCCATCGGGTTGGCCTGACCGGAAGCGACCAGAGCGGCTGGCGCGGAACCTATCTTGAACGCCATAGTGTCACCCGGTGCTGCAATATCGGATATCACAAGCCCCGAATCGCGGCCATCCCATTCCCTCGAATTGGGCGAAGACGCAGCAGATAGGGCAACGCCCTGGATTGTGGCGTAAAGGTCGTCACCGTCACCACGGTTCGCGTCCAGTTCCAGATCGCGGCGGCCGTCCGCTTGGAGCAAAGCGCATTGGTAGTGTTTTGCGGAGGTGCCCTGCTGCAATTCGTTCGAACCCAGAATGTCGCAATGATAAACAGCAAGACCACTGGCTGGTAGTCCGAGAGTGTTCAGATTTTTGTGTAAATTGAGTCCTGAAGTACGTATTTACGCTGTTTCAGAGGCTCGATACACAAAATTCCGATCGCACCCGTAGTCCACGGTCAAGCCCCATCCTGGAACGATTTTCAACCAAGAAGTATTCGTTCGGCTTAGACGTGCGGTATTTCAACACTGTGTTGTAGTCGCCCTGACGTGCCTGGTGGTTGGCAGCCGTTTTCAAATCAATTTCATTGTCGCACCATCCAGCAAGATCGCGCAGATAGGCGCAGACCGGCGAGGGGCTAAGTCCGTTGTCGTTGTGGTTCCCAGATCCCATGAGGCAATAGCTGCCGATGCCGGCGCTCTTGACACTGTCACCATCACGTTCGCCGTAGTCGTACATGTCTGGGAAACGGCAAAGGAGATGGCCATTCTCGTGGCAGAATGTGCCGATGCTGAGATCGGCAGGCGTGCGTCCGAGGCTTGTCAGGAGATAGAGATCGGTTCTCATAGTGCCAAAGCGCAGATCGATATGCCAGTTGTGCGGCCACAACTCGCCACGATACTGTGTTTGGCCGGCATACATGATGTTGAGGGCATCGATGATATTCTCATTGCGCGAATCGAATTGCTTGAGATTGAGACCGTCTGCGACGGCGAGTCGAAGCGCCTCTTCGACCAGCAAATTGTTGACATAGAATTCGCGGTTCCTACTGAGAGTGTACGGGCCAGCAACGAAATTCGTGTATTTGAGTTTTCCGCTCGATACGCGATCGAAATATTCACGAGCCGAACAAATGTTGCCGTTGCGGTTGTAGTTCGCGCCGTTAAGCATCTCTTCTACGTCGGGGCGCGTAACGGTACTTGCGAGGTCTTGGAAATTCACCAGGATCGTTAAACCCTTGACCGTACCAATCGAGAGAACGCGACCCTCAAGCAGTCCCTGGTTTGGGCCTACGGTTCGCACTACTTCCGCCTCGCGTTGGCCTCCGGCCATCGCGGCGCGGCGCAACTTGCGAGCCCCGGCCCGTGCAACGATTGTTTCCTGCGATTCCTGTAGATGGCGCACCAATCCTTCGGGAACAGGTTCTGAAAGCGGTGTACCGGTCGAGCGGAAACTTCCGGCTGAGAGGCGGGCGTAGCAGAAAACGCCAAGCTCGTCGTCATAA includes:
- a CDS encoding proprotein convertase P-domain-containing protein produces the protein MQQGTSAKHYQCALLQADGRRDLELDANRGDGDDLYATIQGVALSAASSPNSREWDGRDSGLVISDIAAPGDTMAFKIGSAPAALVASGQANPMASIPDNTTAGISSTIVIAQSGTVAQIKVNVDIQHTYIGDLRVTLTSPAGRSTVLHPQLGGSTDNLVATYDSAVSGVLGGMVGQPMMGIWTLNVADRARIDVGKLRSWSIELKSAPA
- a CDS encoding M6 family metalloprotease domain-containing protein: MSAIFGEILRFGQSKGPEISLKVFGDEHYARYEDMNGYSAIYDDELGVFCYARLSAGSFRSTGTPLSEPVPEGLVRHLQESQETIVARAGARKLRRAAMAGGQREAEVVRTVGPNQGLLEGRVLSIGTVKGLTILVNFQDLASTVTRPDVEEMLNGANYNRNGNICSAREYFDRVSSGKLKYTNFVAGPYTLSRNREFYVNNLLVEEALRLAVADGLNLKQFDSRNENIIDALNIMYAGQTQYRGELWPHNWHIDLRFGTMRTDLYLLTSLGRTPADLSIGTFCHENGHLLCRFPDMYDYGERDGDSVKSAGIGSYCLMGSGNHNDNGLSPSPVCAYLRDLAGWCDNEIDLKTAANHQARQGDYNTVLKYRTSKPNEYFLVENRSRMGLDRGLRVRSEFCVSSL